A genome region from Mesorhizobium sp. B2-1-8 includes the following:
- a CDS encoding LysE family translocator — protein sequence MPDTANHLAFALVCLGMVLTPGPNMIYLISRSLSQGPKAGLISLGGVAVGFLFYVLSAAFGITALLLAVPFAYDVLRFAGVLYLLWLAWQAVKPGGRSPFQVRDLPQDRPRKLFAMGLMTNLLNPKVAVLYLSLLPQFISPGKGHVLSQLLVLGATQISISLSVNAIIALTAGSIATFLAGRPLWLVIQRWMMGTVLTALALKMATDAQR from the coding sequence ATGCCCGACACCGCCAACCATCTCGCCTTCGCGCTGGTCTGCCTCGGTATGGTGCTGACGCCCGGCCCCAACATGATCTACCTGATCTCGCGCTCGCTGTCGCAAGGGCCGAAGGCCGGACTGATCTCGCTTGGCGGCGTTGCGGTCGGCTTCCTGTTCTACGTGCTGTCGGCGGCGTTCGGCATAACCGCGCTGCTGCTCGCCGTGCCATTCGCCTACGACGTGTTGCGCTTTGCCGGCGTGCTCTATCTACTGTGGTTAGCCTGGCAGGCGGTGAAACCCGGCGGACGCTCGCCGTTCCAGGTGCGCGACCTGCCACAGGACCGGCCGCGCAAGCTGTTCGCCATGGGATTGATGACCAATCTGCTCAATCCCAAGGTGGCCGTTCTCTATCTGTCGCTGCTGCCGCAGTTCATCAGCCCCGGCAAGGGCCATGTCCTGTCGCAGCTTCTGGTGCTGGGCGCGACGCAGATCTCGATCAGCCTCAGCGTCAATGCCATCATCGCACTGACGGCCGGCTCGATCGCAACCTTCCTCGCTGGGCGACCGCTATGGCTGGTGATTCAGCGCTGGATGATGGGTACCGTGCTGACGGCGCTGGCGCTGAAGATGGCGACCGACGCGCAGCGCTGA
- a CDS encoding DUF2189 domain-containing protein, producing MAGFHVMADAHGMHVQPAVRRISTPDLWDALRLGAEDFWAKPSHYVFLCLIYPIVGLILTQWTSGSNAIQLVYPLMSGFALVGPFAAIGLYEISRRRELGMNTNWRHALDVRRSSALPSIAVIGIMLFALFLLWLFTAQSIYTSLFGGEPPASIGAFLRDVLTTSKGWTLILLGNAAGLVFAVVVLATTVVTFPLLLDRDVGAVSAIETSARAVMTNPLQMALWGLIVAVLLVIGSIPLFAGLAVVMPILGHATWHLYRKVVEPAQIRPPRRPM from the coding sequence ATGGCCGGCTTTCACGTCATGGCGGACGCGCACGGAATGCATGTGCAACCCGCGGTCCGCCGCATTTCCACGCCAGACCTCTGGGACGCGCTCAGGCTTGGCGCAGAGGACTTCTGGGCCAAGCCGTCGCATTACGTGTTCCTGTGCCTGATTTATCCGATCGTCGGCCTGATCCTGACGCAATGGACGTCCGGCTCCAACGCCATCCAGCTCGTCTATCCCTTGATGTCGGGCTTTGCCCTTGTCGGCCCCTTCGCGGCGATCGGGCTCTATGAGATCAGCCGCCGGCGCGAGCTCGGCATGAACACCAACTGGCGGCACGCACTCGATGTGCGCCGCTCGTCGGCGCTGCCCTCGATAGCAGTCATCGGCATCATGCTGTTCGCGCTGTTCCTGTTGTGGCTGTTCACGGCGCAGTCAATCTACACCAGCCTTTTTGGCGGCGAGCCGCCGGCTTCGATCGGGGCCTTCCTGCGCGATGTGCTGACGACCAGCAAGGGCTGGACACTGATCCTTCTCGGCAACGCGGCAGGCTTGGTCTTCGCGGTGGTCGTGCTGGCGACCACGGTCGTTACCTTCCCGCTTTTGCTTGATCGTGATGTCGGCGCCGTTTCCGCAATAGAGACCTCGGCGCGCGCGGTCATGACAAATCCGCTGCAGATGGCGCTCTGGGGTCTGATCGTCGCGGTGCTGCTGGTGATCGGCTCTATCCCGCTGTTTGCAGGACTGGCCGTCGTCATGCCGATCCTCGGCCACGCGACCTGGCATCTCTACCGCAAGGTGGTCGAGCCGGCCCAAATCCGGCCTCCGCGCCGTCCGATGTGA
- a CDS encoding TadE/TadG family type IV pilus assembly protein, with product MFGLKGFWSSERGNFAMATAVAMLPIMAVVAGTLDLTGTSDDAAQLQNSLDAAGLAVGTKYLPSMSATDVQGLGLTFFAANMSVADQQEYSDSVSAFSATASGDSSAYYISLSSGINRPSFINGAAPWPARRSATVKMHPGSQACVLALDPHASAAVSLQGSTDVAMSNCVIAANSDASDAVSRGGSALVSAGCVSTVGGTSGLSPPNANLTCGAPLVHQYASFDPLADIVPPPYTFCMQVPNGKTYTLSPGTYCDKTLSGNITLNPGVYILRGVTLKPGGNGSLSGQGVTIFLVEGAQIYINANEKVNLSPPTSGPYAGITIYQSRGNTSALTLNGGANSVISGFVYAPDAAVSFAGNSDMSGQGDCLRLVGLTVQMTGNSSIKTDCTAVFGNRDMYASRLVTLVK from the coding sequence ATGTTCGGATTGAAGGGCTTCTGGTCTTCGGAGCGCGGCAATTTTGCCATGGCGACTGCCGTCGCGATGCTGCCGATAATGGCTGTCGTCGCCGGCACCCTCGATCTGACGGGCACGAGCGACGACGCCGCGCAATTGCAGAACTCGCTGGACGCGGCTGGGCTTGCCGTCGGCACCAAGTACCTGCCCAGCATGAGCGCGACCGATGTCCAGGGACTTGGTCTGACATTCTTTGCAGCCAATATGAGCGTCGCCGACCAACAGGAATATTCAGACAGCGTCTCCGCTTTTTCGGCCACCGCCAGCGGCGACTCGAGTGCCTATTACATCTCGCTTTCGTCAGGCATCAACCGTCCGAGCTTCATCAATGGCGCGGCCCCCTGGCCAGCTCGCCGGTCGGCGACGGTCAAGATGCACCCGGGTTCACAGGCCTGCGTGCTGGCGCTCGATCCGCATGCGTCGGCCGCGGTAAGCCTGCAAGGCTCGACCGATGTCGCCATGAGCAACTGCGTGATCGCGGCAAACTCGGACGCGTCCGATGCCGTCAGCAGAGGCGGTTCCGCGCTGGTTTCGGCGGGCTGCGTCTCGACCGTCGGCGGCACTTCCGGGCTTTCACCGCCCAATGCCAATCTCACCTGCGGCGCGCCGCTCGTACATCAATATGCGTCCTTCGACCCCCTAGCGGACATCGTCCCTCCCCCTTACACGTTCTGCATGCAGGTGCCGAACGGAAAAACCTACACGCTATCGCCCGGCACCTATTGCGACAAGACATTGTCGGGAAACATCACTCTCAACCCGGGCGTCTACATCTTGCGCGGCGTCACCTTGAAGCCGGGAGGTAACGGCAGCCTGAGCGGCCAGGGCGTGACCATATTCCTCGTGGAGGGGGCACAGATCTATATAAATGCCAATGAAAAGGTGAACCTTTCCCCCCCAACCAGCGGGCCTTACGCCGGCATCACCATCTACCAGAGCCGCGGGAACACATCGGCCTTGACACTAAATGGCGGCGCAAATTCCGTGATCAGCGGATTCGTCTATGCGCCTGACGCGGCCGTTTCGTTCGCCGGCAACTCGGATATGAGTGGTCAGGGCGACTGCCTGAGGCTTGTTGGCTTGACCGTGCAGATGACAGGCAACTCATCCATCAAGACCGACTGCACGGCCGTATTCGGAAATCGCGATATGTACGCCAGCCGCCTCGTCACGCTTGTGAAATAA
- a CDS encoding CAP domain-containing protein yields MTTSRIDCDRIANLNRRTWLKAAGLAALLGLAACGTVSVPTGQGGGVSSSATGTLAGLRTSAGLGPLVADTQLEQAALQQAGYMAQRENMSHTTGWGKDFASRMKDNGVHGAAAENIAAGRFDQQKLFDIWMHSQGHRRNILDPDFSRFGLAYVRDGRDPNLRYWSLVLGR; encoded by the coding sequence ATGACCACTTCGAGAATCGATTGCGACCGGATCGCGAACTTGAACAGGCGCACATGGCTCAAGGCGGCTGGCCTCGCGGCCTTGCTCGGGCTTGCCGCCTGCGGCACCGTCTCGGTGCCGACCGGGCAAGGCGGCGGGGTTTCTTCCTCGGCAACCGGCACGCTGGCGGGCCTGCGCACCTCGGCTGGGCTCGGTCCATTGGTCGCCGATACACAGTTGGAGCAAGCGGCACTCCAGCAGGCCGGCTATATGGCGCAGCGTGAAAACATGAGCCACACGACCGGCTGGGGCAAGGATTTCGCCTCGCGGATGAAGGACAATGGCGTACACGGTGCCGCGGCCGAGAACATCGCGGCCGGCCGCTTCGACCAACAGAAGCTGTTCGACATCTGGATGCATTCGCAGGGACACCGGCGCAACATACTCGATCCGGACTTCAGCCGCTTCGGGCTTGCCTATGTCCGTGACGGCCGCGATCCCAACCTGCGCTACTGGTCGCTGGTTCTCGGCAGGTAG
- a CDS encoding DHA2 family efflux MFS transporter permease subunit, with product MSTSEPFKEVPHRGLITVALMLATIMQALDTTIANVALPTMTGDLGASPDNINWVLTSYIVAAAIMTPVTGWLADRFGRKELFLTAVVGFTIFSMLCGLAWSLETIVLFRLMQGVFGAAIVPLSQTFLLDINPKERHGQAMAIWGAGIMLGPILGPTLGGWLTENFNWRWVFFINLPVGILAFLGMAAYLPAVARRVRSFDFFGFAMISLGVGALQLMLDRGGEVDWFSSIEIWIELGLSITGFWVFIIHTVTSEHPFIDPKIFLDRNFVTGLAFIFVMGVLILASMSLLPPMLSTIFGYPTVTIGIVIGPRGVGTMISMLVVGRIMGKIDARILVVIGFLLTAQSLYTMASFTPQMDNWLILSSGVIQGLGMGMVFVPLSTVAFATLDARYRTDATSLFSLVRNLGSSIGVSVVTVLLVRNTQVNHAELSAFINPFNPNLWAVSPAAAGGDPTALSQVDRIVNLQAMMISYVDDFKILMVMTLVAIPFVFLLRKPKASPAGGGAPAAHMD from the coding sequence ATGAGCACGTCCGAACCGTTCAAAGAAGTGCCGCATCGTGGCCTGATCACGGTCGCGCTAATGCTGGCGACCATCATGCAGGCGCTCGACACCACGATCGCCAACGTCGCGCTGCCGACCATGACCGGCGATCTCGGCGCATCGCCCGATAACATCAACTGGGTGCTGACCTCCTACATCGTCGCCGCCGCCATCATGACGCCTGTCACCGGCTGGCTCGCCGACCGTTTCGGCCGCAAGGAACTGTTCCTGACGGCGGTGGTCGGCTTCACCATCTTCTCGATGTTGTGCGGCCTGGCGTGGAGCCTGGAAACGATCGTGCTCTTCCGGCTGATGCAAGGTGTGTTCGGCGCCGCGATCGTGCCGCTGTCGCAGACCTTCCTGCTCGACATCAACCCCAAGGAGCGCCATGGCCAGGCAATGGCCATATGGGGCGCCGGCATCATGCTGGGACCGATCCTCGGCCCCACGCTTGGCGGCTGGCTGACCGAGAATTTCAACTGGCGCTGGGTGTTCTTCATCAACCTGCCGGTCGGCATCCTCGCCTTCCTTGGCATGGCCGCCTATCTGCCGGCCGTTGCCCGGCGGGTGCGCAGCTTCGATTTCTTCGGCTTTGCCATGATATCGCTCGGCGTCGGCGCTCTCCAGCTGATGCTCGATCGCGGTGGCGAGGTCGACTGGTTTTCCTCGATCGAGATCTGGATCGAACTTGGCCTTTCGATCACCGGCTTCTGGGTGTTCATCATTCACACGGTGACATCGGAACATCCCTTCATCGATCCGAAGATTTTCCTCGATCGCAATTTCGTGACCGGGCTGGCGTTCATCTTCGTCATGGGCGTGCTGATCCTGGCCTCGATGTCGCTGCTGCCGCCGATGCTGTCGACCATCTTCGGCTATCCGACCGTCACTATCGGCATCGTGATCGGGCCGCGTGGCGTCGGCACCATGATTTCGATGCTCGTCGTCGGGCGCATCATGGGCAAGATCGATGCCAGGATCCTCGTCGTCATCGGTTTCCTTCTGACCGCGCAGTCGCTCTACACCATGGCCAGCTTCACCCCGCAGATGGACAACTGGCTGATCCTCAGCTCCGGTGTGATCCAGGGCCTGGGCATGGGAATGGTGTTCGTGCCGCTGTCTACGGTTGCCTTCGCCACGCTCGACGCCCGTTACCGCACCGATGCAACCTCGTTGTTCAGCCTGGTGCGCAATCTTGGCTCATCGATCGGCGTATCGGTCGTGACGGTGCTGCTGGTGCGTAACACGCAGGTCAATCACGCCGAGCTCTCAGCCTTCATCAATCCGTTCAATCCCAATCTCTGGGCGGTCTCGCCGGCCGCCGCCGGCGGCGATCCGACGGCGCTGTCGCAGGTCGATCGCATAGTCAATCTCCAGGCGATGATGATCTCCTACGTCGACGACTTCAAAATACTGATGGTGATGACGCTGGTCGCCATCCCGTTTGTGTTCCTGTTGCGCAAGCCGAAAGCCAGTCCGGCCGGCGGCGGCGCGCCCGCCGCCCATATGGACTGA